A genomic region of Trifolium pratense cultivar HEN17-A07 linkage group LG3, ARS_RC_1.1, whole genome shotgun sequence contains the following coding sequences:
- the LOC123916605 gene encoding uncharacterized protein LOC123916605, translating to MSKERYIPEGGSASRPPLFTGKNYYFWKNKMQLFLKSQEVGMWRIVTEGDYVPTVTSAEGVISDKPEDAWTTAEQQKVLLNSKAHLFLSCALSMEESERVDECDTAKKVWDTLQVHHEGTSHVKETRIDIGTNKFETFEMIENETIDEMFSRFTTIINELRSLGKTFSTNDRIRKLLRCLPVTWRPMVTAITQTKDLKTLPIEDLIGTLKAHEVILQGDKPLKKEKTIALKASQKDISFLEDNSKELEPTQEEAEGELALISGKIQRMLRRIDQIRRNFSSGKDMQKNDFDKSQVTCFGCNKLGHYKSECPLNKSPRNFPFKKKSMLATWDDDDEFETNKEEEEANICLMADSENDEVFLFDKTHPYEELETNFDSLLHDSEFLSKQCFLLQKEVSELKEEKKKLQIDILNFEKINKDLIESKEKHVCSSVLSKKIDENVVLKNEIKELRNDLTGFIKSTETFQNIMGSQSQALNKNGLGFNEVKNKIFENVLLPANKEFKLRCSFCNKNGHHESICYQKESYESFYYEPKRYRHLERKNKHCSFCKNLGHLEKECYFKNKQIVKTNPQGPKSLWAPKRKFQNAGILSKCKEKAMVFGQWLFKTHDRR from the coding sequence atgtcaaaagaaaGATACATTCCAGAAGGAGGATCTGCTTCAAGACCACCTTTGTTCACTGGAAAGAATTACTAtttttggaaaaacaaaatgcaattgtttttaaaatctcAAGAAGTAGGAATGTGGCGCATAGTCACAGAAGGAGATTATGTTCCTACTGTAACTTCTGCTGAGGGAGTCATTTCAGACAAACCTGAAGATGCATGGACAACTGCAGAACAACAAAAGGTACTCCTAAACTCTAAAGCTCATTTATTTCTATCTTGTGCTCTAAGCATGGAAGAAAGTGAAAGAGTAGATGAATGTGATACTGCTAAAAAGGTTTGGGACACTTTACAAGTTCACCATGAAGGAACTAGTCAtgtaaaagaaacaagaatAGACATAGGAACTaataaatttgaaacttttgaaATGATTGAAAACGAAACTATTGATGAAATGTTTTCAAGATTTACTACTATTATAAATGAATTAAGATCTCTTGGAAAAACTTTTTCAACTAATGATAGAATTAGAAAACTTTTGAGATGTCTTCCAGTCACTTGGAGACCAATGGTTACTGCCATTACTCAAACTAAAGATTTGAAAACACTTCCCATAGAAGATCTTATTGGTActttaaaagctcatgaagtTATTCTTCAAGGAGATAAACCtctaaaaaaggaaaaaaccaTTGCTTTAAAAGCCTCTCAAAAAGATATAAGTTTTTTAGAAGATAACTCTAAGGAATTAGAACCTACCCAAGAAGAGGCAGAAGGAGAATTAGCTCTCATTTCTGGCAAAATCCAACGTATGTTAAGAAGAATAGATCAAATTAGAAGAAACTTTTCTTCAGGAAAAGACATGCAGAAAAATGACTTTGACAAAAGTCAAGTAACCTGCTTTGGTTGCAACAAACTTGGACATTACAAATCAGAATGTCCCTTAAACAAATCACCCAGAAATTTTCCCTTCAAGAAAAAATCTATGTTAGCTACctgggatgatgatgatgaatttgaaacaaataaagaagaagaagaagccaaCATCTGTCTAATGGCAGATTCAGAAAATGATGAGGTATTTCTCTTTGATAAAACTCATCCTTATGAAGAATTAGAAACTAATTTTGATAGTTTATTACATGATTCTGAATTCTTATCCAAACAAtgttttttgttacaaaaagaagtttctgaactaaaagaagaaaagaaaaaacttcaaattgacattcttaattttgagaaaattaaCAAAGACTTAATTgagtcaaaagaaaaacatgtttgCTCTAGTGTTTTATCTAAGAAAATAGATGAAAATGTTGtgttgaaaaatgaaataaaagaacTAAGAAATGATCTCACTGGGTTTATAAAATCAACtgaaacttttcaaaacattatGGGATCACAATCTCAAGCTCTTAACAAAAATGGCTTAGGTTTTAATgaagttaaaaacaaaatttttgaaaatgttctttTACCAGCAAATAAAGAGTTTAAGTTGAGATGTtcattttgtaacaaaaatggtCATCATGAATCAATTTGCTATCAAAAAGAAAGTTATGAAAGTTTTTACTATGAACCAAAACGTTATCGTCActtggaaagaaaaaataaacattgttCATTTTGCAAAAACCTTGGGCATCTTGAAAAAGAatgctattttaaaaataaacaaattgtgAAAACTAACCCTCAAGGACCCAAGTCATTATGGGCACCTAAAcgaaaatttcaaaatgcagGGATACTATCAAAGTGCAAAGAAAAAGCCATGGTTTTTGGACAGTGGCTGTTCAAAACACATGACAGGAGATAA